A genome region from Hoplias malabaricus isolate fHopMal1 chromosome 8, fHopMal1.hap1, whole genome shotgun sequence includes the following:
- the cfd gene encoding complement factor D isoform X2 — MDYLRVIFASVLLCASLLPGECITGGKEAVPHSRPYMASLQLQGKHICGGFLVSSQWIMSAAHCFQDDTNFKVVLGAHSLSQAEDTKQTFDIAAFYNHPDFNTKNYDNDIVLVKLSSPVTETAAVKPLNFQRTTGNDPDTDASVDTAGWGSNHRGARPDKLQELTVPVISRFRCVNAYSSVEKVTKNMLCAAKSRMDTCDGDSGGPLLYQGIAVGITSNGVRSCGSSRSPGLYTIISHYDAWITSTMV, encoded by the exons ATGGATTATCTACGAGTGATCTTTGCCTCTGTGCTTCTCTGTGCATCACTGCTACCTG GTGAGTGCATCACAGGAGGTAAAGAGGCAGTGCCACACTCTCGTCCGTACATGGCCTCACTGCAGCTGCAAGGCAAACACATTTGTGGAGGGTTTCTAGTCTCCAGTCAGTGGATCATGAGTGCTGCACACTGTTTCCAGGATGA CACAAATTTTAAGGTGGTGTTAGGTGCACATTCACTGTCTCAGGCAGAGGACACCAAACAAACCTTTGACATTGCTGCCTTCTATAACCACCCTGACTTCAATACCAAGAACTATGACAATGATATTGTCTTGGTCAAG CTAAGTAGTCCAGTTACAGAGACTGCTGCAGTGAAACCACTGAATTTCCAGAGAACCACAGGGAATGATCCTGATACTGATGCCTCAGTGGACACCGCTGGGTGGGGCTCCAACCATCGGGGTGCACGGCCAGACAAACTCCAGGAGCTGACTGTTCCTGTTATATCCAGATTTCGATGTGTAAACGCATATAGCTCTGTTGAAAAGGTCACAAAAAATATGTTATGTGCTGCCAAGTCACGCATGGACACCTGTGAT GGTGACTCTGGTGGTCCACTGCTCTACCAGGGCATTGCTGTGGGGATAACTTCCAATGGAGTAAGGAGCTGTGGTTCCAGCAGGAGTCCTGGGCTCTACACTATCATATCTCACTACGATGCTTGGATCACTAGTACTATGGTGTAA
- the cfd gene encoding complement factor D isoform X1 has product MDYLRVIFASVLLCASLLPEGECITGGKEAVPHSRPYMASLQLQGKHICGGFLVSSQWIMSAAHCFQDDTNFKVVLGAHSLSQAEDTKQTFDIAAFYNHPDFNTKNYDNDIVLVKLSSPVTETAAVKPLNFQRTTGNDPDTDASVDTAGWGSNHRGARPDKLQELTVPVISRFRCVNAYSSVEKVTKNMLCAAKSRMDTCDGDSGGPLLYQGIAVGITSNGVRSCGSSRSPGLYTIISHYDAWITSTMV; this is encoded by the exons ATGGATTATCTACGAGTGATCTTTGCCTCTGTGCTTCTCTGTGCATCACTGCTACCTG AAGGTGAGTGCATCACAGGAGGTAAAGAGGCAGTGCCACACTCTCGTCCGTACATGGCCTCACTGCAGCTGCAAGGCAAACACATTTGTGGAGGGTTTCTAGTCTCCAGTCAGTGGATCATGAGTGCTGCACACTGTTTCCAGGATGA CACAAATTTTAAGGTGGTGTTAGGTGCACATTCACTGTCTCAGGCAGAGGACACCAAACAAACCTTTGACATTGCTGCCTTCTATAACCACCCTGACTTCAATACCAAGAACTATGACAATGATATTGTCTTGGTCAAG CTAAGTAGTCCAGTTACAGAGACTGCTGCAGTGAAACCACTGAATTTCCAGAGAACCACAGGGAATGATCCTGATACTGATGCCTCAGTGGACACCGCTGGGTGGGGCTCCAACCATCGGGGTGCACGGCCAGACAAACTCCAGGAGCTGACTGTTCCTGTTATATCCAGATTTCGATGTGTAAACGCATATAGCTCTGTTGAAAAGGTCACAAAAAATATGTTATGTGCTGCCAAGTCACGCATGGACACCTGTGAT GGTGACTCTGGTGGTCCACTGCTCTACCAGGGCATTGCTGTGGGGATAACTTCCAATGGAGTAAGGAGCTGTGGTTCCAGCAGGAGTCCTGGGCTCTACACTATCATATCTCACTACGATGCTTGGATCACTAGTACTATGGTGTAA